In Candidatus Poribacteria bacterium, one DNA window encodes the following:
- a CDS encoding Gfo/Idh/MocA family oxidoreductase codes for MSKRIKIGIIGCGMVAGSHVNGYLDHPQHAEIVAVCDTVEANVKRRHAEVLSGAASRAEVAKADAEKADTAEAREQFNTDAARWSEYANNGVKIFSDYNEMLRECDLDAVSLALPPFVHEPATVAAAQAGKHVFCEKPMARTATEARNMRDACDAAGVKLAYQSGGTCLDPTSYAIRDYVTSGKLGDVYYGRLTSYRVRGRPNVDMFGYGKWFLHSVYSGGGTIYDTGVYLINRSLYLLGSPQPATISGIAYRGMLPEYTGEEINDVEEHASVFVRFTNGMSFTYENGWSSNMAGQPQGIFIFGSKGSFSNDTLFLEKGEWDTDDQGNRRRYQGNLVETPLELTDGAFPDKFRDFLDACNSDAQPVSNGDVGLKVTEIMSGALLSAKLGREVSVEELYELEGLRAEPIPGWHIP; via the coding sequence ATGTCAAAACGGATTAAAATCGGGATTATTGGATGCGGTATGGTAGCCGGTTCGCATGTCAACGGATATCTTGACCATCCACAGCACGCCGAAATCGTTGCTGTTTGCGATACGGTGGAAGCGAATGTGAAACGGCGACATGCGGAAGTCCTTTCCGGGGCAGCCTCGCGCGCCGAAGTCGCAAAAGCCGACGCAGAAAAGGCGGATACAGCGGAAGCACGCGAGCAATTCAACACAGACGCTGCACGCTGGTCAGAATACGCGAATAACGGTGTCAAAATCTTTAGCGATTACAACGAAATGTTAAGGGAGTGTGATTTAGACGCTGTCAGTCTTGCCCTACCGCCGTTTGTCCATGAACCCGCTACAGTCGCAGCAGCACAAGCCGGAAAGCACGTCTTCTGCGAAAAGCCGATGGCGCGGACAGCAACAGAGGCACGGAATATGCGGGATGCCTGTGATGCCGCTGGCGTTAAACTCGCATACCAGAGCGGTGGCACATGCCTGGATCCGACAAGTTACGCCATTCGGGACTATGTCACCTCTGGGAAACTCGGTGATGTCTATTACGGCAGACTCACCAGCTACCGTGTCCGTGGCAGACCGAATGTGGATATGTTCGGTTACGGTAAATGGTTCCTCCATTCCGTTTACAGCGGTGGCGGCACCATATATGACACAGGTGTCTATCTCATCAATCGTTCTCTCTATCTCCTCGGTTCACCGCAGCCCGCCACAATTAGCGGTATCGCCTATCGTGGGATGCTCCCCGAATACACAGGCGAAGAGATCAATGATGTCGAGGAACACGCCTCGGTGTTTGTCCGATTTACGAATGGAATGTCGTTCACGTATGAAAACGGCTGGTCGAGCAATATGGCGGGTCAACCACAAGGCATCTTCATTTTCGGCTCTAAAGGTTCGTTTAGCAACGATACGCTCTTCCTTGAAAAGGGGGAGTGGGATACCGATGATCAGGGCAATCGCAGACGTTATCAGGGCAATCTTGTCGAAACGCCGTTGGAGTTAACAGATGGGGCCTTCCCCGATAAGTTCCGTGATTTCCTTGATGCCTGTAACAGTGATGCCCAACCTGTCAGTAATGGGGATGTCGGTCTGAAGGTTACAGAGATTATGAGTGGCGCGCTCTTATCTGCGAAACTCGGTCGCGAGGTCAGCGTAGAAGAACTTTATGAATTGGAAGGACTCCGCGCAGAACCGATACCGGGTTGGCACATTCCATAG
- a CDS encoding xanthine dehydrogenase family protein subunit M: MKGFEFFEPTTLAEASRLFAQEHAQLLAGGTDLVIGMKALTETPQSVISLQKIPGLDGITTEGDGINIGAMTKVREVELSADIQNHHTALAEGASEIGSIQIRNLATIGGNIAHASPAADTVAGLLVADAQVDIASADGERSVAIDELFTGPGQTVLAPGEIITRFRLPSPASGSHYIKHKIREVMDLAFIGVAAAVNLDNGTITDARIGLAAVAPTPIRATAAENLLRGNELTAELLQQAGAAAAAAASPISDLRCSAEHRKEMVDVLTRRTLQEAVARA; the protein is encoded by the coding sequence TTGAAAGGTTTTGAGTTTTTTGAACCGACCACCCTCGCGGAGGCATCGCGGCTATTCGCTCAGGAGCACGCGCAGCTCCTTGCGGGTGGAACAGACCTCGTCATCGGTATGAAGGCACTCACCGAAACGCCGCAGTCTGTGATTAGTTTGCAGAAAATTCCGGGATTGGACGGCATTACGACTGAGGGCGACGGTATTAACATCGGTGCGATGACGAAGGTGCGGGAGGTCGAATTATCGGCAGATATTCAGAATCACCACACCGCGCTGGCAGAAGGTGCCTCGGAAATCGGTTCTATCCAGATCCGTAACCTCGCAACTATCGGTGGAAATATTGCACACGCGTCTCCTGCTGCAGATACCGTTGCCGGTTTGCTGGTCGCTGATGCACAGGTTGACATCGCAAGTGCGGATGGCGAGCGGAGTGTGGCAATTGACGAGCTTTTCACGGGTCCGGGACAAACTGTCTTAGCACCCGGGGAGATTATCACACGTTTCCGTTTACCGAGCCCAGCGTCTGGTTCCCACTACATCAAGCATAAAATCCGTGAAGTGATGGATCTGGCGTTCATCGGGGTTGCCGCCGCTGTTAATCTGGATAACGGGACGATCACAGATGCCCGAATCGGTCTCGCAGCTGTCGCGCCTACGCCGATTCGTGCGACGGCGGCAGAGAATCTTTTAAGAGGAAACGAACTGACAGCGGAACTTCTGCAACAAGCTGGTGCAGCCGCGGCGGCTGCCGCCAGTCCGATATCCGATCTACGATGCTCCGCGGAACATCGCAAAGAAATGGTCGATGTTCTTACGAGGCGAACCTTACAAGAGGCGGTCGCGAGGGCATAA
- a CDS encoding (2Fe-2S)-binding protein — protein MAKHPVSLKVNGDEYDLLIEPRKTLLAVLRDTIGLTGTKEGCSTGDCGACTVIVDGKAVTSCMVLGVTVSEKEITTIEGLASDGELHPVQQAFINTGGYQCGFCTPGFIMAAKALLDENPERSEEEFRYALGGNICRCTGYTKILEAVLKAAEEVRTSA, from the coding sequence ATGGCAAAACATCCTGTCAGTCTAAAGGTTAACGGGGACGAATACGATTTACTCATTGAGCCACGCAAAACCCTATTGGCTGTGCTTCGCGATACGATCGGTTTGACGGGAACCAAAGAGGGATGTAGTACAGGCGACTGTGGTGCCTGCACCGTTATTGTTGATGGTAAAGCCGTCACATCCTGCATGGTGCTCGGTGTCACCGTTTCTGAAAAAGAGATTACCACTATCGAAGGTTTAGCCAGTGACGGTGAACTTCATCCTGTCCAACAGGCGTTTATTAACACAGGCGGCTATCAGTGTGGTTTCTGTACCCCCGGTTTCATCATGGCAGCGAAGGCACTCTTAGACGAAAATCCGGAGAGGTCCGAAGAAGAATTCAGGTATGCACTCGGCGGGAATATCTGCCGTTGCACCGGATACACAAAGATTCTTGAAGCAGTTCTGAAAGCAGCGGAAGAAGTTCGAACATCTGCATAA
- a CDS encoding sigma-54-dependent Fis family transcriptional regulator gives MKNSTTENAVDSRYRGTEATGTRNGRARDGLHGEYTAILGESPQIIEVLEKVEVVADTNATVLIQGETGTGKELIAHAIHQNSPRSAKEMVVVNCAAIPENLLESELFGHEKGAFTGATEQHIGQFERARRSTIFLDEIGEMPLALQPKLLRTLQDRKIQRIGGTKPISVDFRVVAATNRDLQHAVKEGTFREDLYYRLKIVSLSLPPLRGRREDIRLLTEHFLQKHAQDRSPSPVKIASSTLKLLYSYPWPGNIRELENTIFYVCLFGKTDAILPKHLPMEIQNFNREGGHSAVEIPALWTQDIIDLPLGLTLKEVEKFWILQTLVRFDGNRTKTAKALGISLSSLYNKLNSYAAEPKL, from the coding sequence ATGAAAAACAGCACGACAGAAAATGCAGTAGATTCAAGGTATCGGGGTACGGAAGCGACTGGAACCCGAAACGGTCGGGCTCGGGACGGCTTACACGGGGAGTATACGGCTATCCTCGGCGAGAGTCCACAGATCATTGAAGTCCTTGAAAAAGTAGAAGTTGTTGCGGATACGAATGCGACGGTGCTGATTCAAGGGGAAACCGGAACCGGTAAAGAGTTGATCGCGCACGCCATACACCAAAACAGCCCGCGTTCAGCAAAGGAGATGGTCGTCGTTAACTGCGCGGCGATACCGGAAAATTTATTGGAGAGTGAACTCTTTGGACATGAAAAAGGAGCGTTCACCGGGGCCACGGAGCAACACATCGGTCAGTTTGAAAGGGCGCGCCGGAGCACGATCTTCCTTGATGAAATAGGGGAGATGCCGCTCGCTCTCCAGCCGAAGTTACTACGGACACTTCAGGATCGGAAGATTCAACGCATCGGCGGCACGAAGCCGATTTCCGTAGATTTTCGAGTCGTCGCGGCGACCAACCGGGACCTGCAGCACGCCGTTAAAGAGGGCACTTTCCGCGAAGACCTCTATTATCGGTTGAAGATCGTTTCTCTCTCGCTGCCACCCTTGCGAGGACGGCGAGAAGATATCCGTCTCTTAACAGAGCACTTTCTGCAAAAGCATGCTCAGGACCGAAGTCCTTCACCGGTGAAGATAGCATCCAGTACCCTAAAACTTCTCTACAGCTATCCCTGGCCTGGGAATATACGCGAATTAGAAAACACTATTTTTTACGTCTGCCTTTTTGGCAAAACAGATGCTATCCTGCCGAAGCATCTCCCTATGGAAATTCAAAACTTCAACAGAGAAGGGGGGCATTCAGCAGTAGAAATCCCCGCCCTTTGGACGCAAGACATAATAGACCTCCCTCTCGGATTGACGTTGAAGGAAGTCGAAAAGTTCTGGATTCTGCAAACGTTAGTCCGTTTTGATGGAAATCGGACAAAGACTGCGAAGGCTTTGGGCATTAGCCTGAGTTCTTTGTATAACAAGTTAAACAGTTATGCAGCGGAACCGAAGTTGTAG
- a CDS encoding alpha/beta fold hydrolase — protein MRKKEIRNEHGERLDYTFHEGEGDRIVVIGHGVTGNKDRPALIALAEGLADAGISALRFSFSGNGESEGAFTDSTITKEVADLGSVIDALDGYNVCYVGHSMGGAVGVLRTSTDKRIQLLVSLAGMVHTKAFAEREFGDATPDAGFMWDEPDCPLSQAYVDDMATIDSVAKNASKFSVPWLLVHGTEDDIVPPEDSHDILQHANEDTELLELPGVDHVFSEDGTAVMVEKVVAWICQNL, from the coding sequence ATTAGAAAAAAGGAAATTAGAAACGAACACGGTGAACGCCTTGATTATACCTTCCACGAAGGTGAAGGCGACAGAATTGTGGTGATTGGACACGGCGTCACCGGCAACAAGGACAGACCTGCACTCATCGCTTTGGCAGAGGGACTCGCGGATGCTGGCATCTCTGCGCTGCGTTTCTCCTTCTCCGGTAACGGTGAATCGGAGGGTGCCTTTACGGATTCCACTATTACAAAAGAGGTGGCAGACCTCGGAAGCGTCATTGACGCACTTGATGGGTACAATGTCTGCTACGTCGGGCACAGCATGGGGGGTGCGGTGGGTGTCCTGCGTACTTCCACCGATAAACGCATCCAACTGTTGGTTTCACTTGCGGGGATGGTGCACACGAAAGCGTTTGCAGAACGTGAATTCGGTGATGCCACACCCGATGCGGGCTTTATGTGGGATGAACCCGACTGTCCGCTCTCACAAGCCTATGTAGATGATATGGCAACGATAGACAGTGTCGCAAAAAACGCGAGTAAATTTTCGGTTCCATGGCTGTTGGTTCACGGCACTGAGGACGATATCGTTCCACCTGAAGATAGCCACGACATCCTACAGCACGCAAACGAAGATACAGAACTCCTCGAACTGCCGGGCGTGGACCACGTCTTTTCTGAGGATGGGACCGCAGTTATGGTGGAAAAAGTCGTCGCGTGGATTTGCCAGAACCTGTAA
- a CDS encoding xanthine dehydrogenase family protein molybdopterin-binding subunit, producing MSEYTVVGQKVARVDAVEKVTGAAQYGADVHPPGMLYGKIVRSKHAHANIRSIDTSEAEKLPGVRAIVTQDDVPSGRRVFATDKVLYLGEPLAAVAATDPDVAEEAAELVKIEYEVLPVVQDVMESIQPSAPRLHGDATKDGPNRRGISTQIRRLSRDKENDHSDEISRLEAALEEYPDEVYYNISAESHSEAGDVEKGFAESDIVVEDTYVIPRVHQTYMEPHVSVASADSSGKITVWASTQGPFAIRSGIAGTLGIPLTQINVIGTTMGGGFGGRFGVIITHIPAVLLSQKTGRPVRVQMTREEEFIDGRPAPGCVIKIKTGATNEGHILAREALAFWDSGSVSGASIGSTIRVRGVYKIPNLKVDAYGVHTNKSGTAAYRAPGAPQAIFAGESQLDEIAERIGMDPVKFRLMNMREEGDPVPAGANEPKVGYKETLEAVADAAGWWGREAEENQGWGVAVGDWTNGCGPGGVYVSVHEDGSVRIFHGSMDITGTDTVISQIIAEILTVPYESVTIRRGDTDSAPYSTGSGGSVVTFTMGNTAKLAAEDAHQRILELASERLNMNVDNLELKEGAVHVVSADPPKSISLGELAAYSLSTTGGPIVGKGSFARQPSTPALAAQIAKVEVDPDTGRTRVLKLVASQDVGYAINPMAVEGQIEGGTVQGYAWAMMEEMQYGENGNVNPGFVDYRVPTSADLPTVESVIVEVPAPNGPYGAKGVGEPPITPTLATMANAVKDAIGVRVTELPIKPEKVVQALKSNGH from the coding sequence ATGTCAGAATATACTGTTGTCGGACAAAAGGTGGCACGCGTTGATGCTGTTGAAAAGGTAACCGGTGCTGCCCAATACGGGGCAGATGTGCATCCACCCGGTATGCTCTACGGCAAAATCGTCCGCAGTAAACATGCCCATGCCAACATACGCAGCATCGACACCAGCGAAGCCGAAAAACTTCCCGGTGTCAGGGCGATTGTTACGCAAGACGACGTGCCGAGCGGTCGGAGAGTTTTCGCGACTGACAAAGTGCTTTACTTGGGTGAACCGCTTGCTGCGGTTGCGGCAACCGATCCCGATGTTGCTGAGGAAGCCGCTGAACTCGTTAAAATCGAATACGAAGTGCTACCGGTTGTGCAAGATGTTATGGAATCGATTCAGCCATCAGCACCCCGCTTGCACGGTGACGCGACAAAGGATGGTCCCAATCGACGGGGAATCAGCACACAGATCCGGAGACTCTCTCGCGATAAAGAGAACGATCACAGCGACGAAATCAGCAGACTTGAGGCAGCGTTAGAGGAATATCCTGATGAAGTTTACTACAACATCTCTGCCGAAAGCCACTCCGAAGCGGGTGATGTTGAGAAAGGGTTTGCTGAATCTGATATCGTCGTTGAAGATACCTATGTGATTCCGCGGGTCCACCAAACTTACATGGAACCGCACGTCTCCGTCGCCAGCGCAGACTCATCCGGCAAAATCACTGTCTGGGCATCCACGCAAGGTCCATTCGCTATCCGTTCCGGTATCGCTGGGACACTCGGTATCCCATTGACGCAAATTAATGTCATCGGCACAACAATGGGCGGTGGTTTTGGTGGACGTTTTGGGGTTATTATTACACATATTCCCGCCGTGCTACTTTCACAGAAAACGGGGCGTCCCGTCCGTGTCCAGATGACGCGTGAAGAGGAATTCATTGATGGTAGACCGGCACCCGGATGTGTTATTAAAATCAAGACAGGTGCGACGAACGAGGGGCATATCCTGGCACGGGAAGCACTCGCTTTTTGGGATTCCGGTTCCGTCTCCGGCGCATCTATCGGTAGCACGATTCGAGTGCGCGGGGTCTACAAAATCCCGAATCTCAAGGTAGACGCTTATGGGGTTCACACCAACAAATCTGGGACTGCTGCTTACAGGGCACCCGGTGCCCCACAAGCGATTTTCGCAGGTGAATCCCAACTCGACGAAATCGCTGAACGTATCGGCATGGATCCCGTTAAATTCCGTCTGATGAACATGCGCGAGGAAGGTGATCCTGTCCCCGCAGGGGCAAACGAACCCAAAGTGGGTTACAAAGAGACTTTGGAAGCCGTCGCGGATGCCGCTGGCTGGTGGGGTCGGGAAGCCGAGGAGAACCAAGGGTGGGGCGTCGCTGTTGGTGATTGGACAAACGGTTGTGGACCCGGAGGCGTTTATGTGTCTGTCCATGAAGACGGGAGTGTCCGTATCTTCCATGGATCTATGGACATCACTGGAACGGATACCGTGATTTCACAAATTATTGCCGAGATCCTGACAGTGCCGTATGAAAGTGTCACGATTCGACGCGGTGATACAGATTCCGCCCCGTATTCTACCGGTTCCGGTGGAAGTGTTGTCACCTTCACAATGGGTAACACTGCAAAGTTGGCAGCGGAAGACGCTCACCAACGGATTCTTGAACTCGCCTCAGAGCGACTCAATATGAATGTAGACAACCTTGAACTCAAAGAGGGCGCTGTCCATGTTGTCTCCGCAGATCCGCCGAAATCCATTTCGTTAGGTGAGCTTGCGGCGTATAGCTTGTCCACAACCGGGGGACCTATCGTTGGAAAAGGTTCCTTCGCTCGACAACCCAGCACACCCGCGCTCGCAGCGCAGATTGCGAAAGTCGAAGTAGACCCGGACACCGGCAGAACGAGAGTCCTCAAACTCGTCGCTTCGCAAGATGTCGGCTACGCCATTAACCCGATGGCTGTTGAAGGGCAAATCGAAGGGGGCACAGTCCAAGGTTACGCGTGGGCAATGATGGAAGAGATGCAGTACGGCGAAAACGGTAACGTTAATCCCGGCTTTGTCGATTACCGCGTCCCAACCTCAGCAGACCTCCCGACGGTCGAGTCTGTCATTGTTGAAGTGCCCGCACCCAATGGTCCCTATGGCGCCAAGGGTGTTGGTGAACCTCCTATCACGCCAACATTGGCAACGATGGCAAACGCCGTCAAAGATGCTATCGGTGTGCGGGTTACCGAATTACCGATCAAGCCAGAGAAGGTTGTCCAAGCCTTAAAAAGCAACGGACACTAA